The proteins below are encoded in one region of Deinococcus metalli:
- a CDS encoding potassium channel family protein produces MDRRRLSLLLALILGLVGFGTVGYRVLEGWSWLDCVFMTVMTLTTVGYGSPGPLHTDGKVFSTLLMLVGIGLMLYLLTLLAETVVRGLTDPASVQRRKERKLIHLRGHTVVCGYGQVGEAVCAALRAAKREVVVIDHRPEHLAWAEAQGIHTLVGDATDEDVLRRAGAERAASLVSVINSDPSNLYVVLSAKGLNPQLRVIARASDESAARKMRRAGADEVVNPYQLSGNRIAAMMLAPRLARLLSGDVTSEHFAVREVSVPETLVGRTVADLGRETGALVVAVWRGGHPVVARPNEVLQTGDAVLVAGAVAEVDAVEAARPA; encoded by the coding sequence ATGGATCGCCGTCGCCTGAGCCTGCTGCTGGCCCTGATCCTGGGGCTGGTGGGCTTCGGCACGGTGGGGTACCGCGTGCTGGAGGGCTGGAGCTGGCTGGACTGCGTGTTCATGACGGTCATGACCCTGACCACCGTCGGGTACGGTTCGCCGGGGCCACTGCACACGGACGGCAAGGTGTTCAGCACACTGCTGATGCTGGTGGGGATCGGGCTGATGCTGTACCTGCTGACCCTGCTGGCCGAGACGGTGGTGCGCGGCCTGACCGACCCGGCGTCGGTGCAGCGCCGGAAGGAGCGGAAATTGATACACCTCAGGGGTCACACGGTGGTGTGCGGGTACGGGCAGGTGGGCGAGGCGGTGTGCGCCGCCCTGCGCGCCGCGAAGCGCGAGGTGGTGGTGATCGACCACCGCCCGGAGCACCTGGCGTGGGCCGAGGCACAGGGCATCCACACGCTGGTGGGCGACGCGACCGACGAGGACGTGCTGCGCCGCGCGGGGGCCGAGCGGGCGGCGTCGCTGGTGAGCGTGATCAACTCCGATCCGAGCAACCTGTACGTGGTGCTGTCCGCCAAGGGCCTGAACCCGCAGCTGCGGGTGATCGCGCGGGCGAGCGACGAGTCGGCGGCCCGCAAGATGCGCCGCGCCGGGGCGGACGAGGTCGTGAACCCGTACCAGCTGAGCGGCAACCGCATCGCGGCGATGATGCTCGCGCCGCGGCTGGCCCGGCTGCTGAGCGGCGACGTGACCAGCGAGCACTTCGCCGTGCGCGAGGTCAGCGTGCCGGAGACCCTGGTGGGCCGCACGGTGGCCGACCTGGGCCGCGAGACGGGCGCGCTGGTGGTCGCGGTGTGGCGCGGCGGGCACCCGGTCGTGGCCCGCCCCAACGAGGTGTTGCAGACCGGTGACGCGGTGCTGGTGGCGGGCGCGGTGGCGGAGGTGGACGCCGTGGAGGCCGCCCGCCCGGCGTGA
- a CDS encoding RNB domain-containing ribonuclease, with translation MTAQLPDLNPAQRTEVELLARGKQDKSRTLRDLGHSETPEAAHALLLRTGVWSEARTPYADRLHATTTPLDLPVPPFPDEPRVDLTHLDAWAIDDEGNRDPDDAVSIELLPGGLTRLWVHVADVAALVPPDSALDEAARSRGATLYLPDSTTGMLPDALVEQAGLGLHPTSPALSVSLDLDAEGNADAVDVQLTTVRVTRVTYTQAQARLDAGEAPFVALQRLARASRTLREAEGALSIDLPEVRLKADEHGVTITPLPKPEMRFVVQECMTLAGWGAAIFADDNGIPVPYATQDHPTRSVRGESLSAHWARRRTLARTRFQPAPGPHHGMGLDLYVQVTSPMRRYLDLVVHQQLRAFLAGADPMPGRVMASHIAQAGLNADATRQAERASRRHHTLRFVAAHPEREWTGIVVDRRGAQATLLIPELALDLPLSTSAPLGAELRVTLGDVILPTLGVRATVR, from the coding sequence ATGACCGCCCAGCTGCCGGATCTCAACCCCGCCCAGCGCACAGAGGTCGAGTTGCTCGCCCGCGGCAAGCAGGACAAGAGCCGCACCCTGCGCGACTTGGGCCACAGCGAGACGCCAGAGGCCGCGCACGCACTGCTGCTGCGCACCGGCGTGTGGAGCGAGGCCCGCACGCCCTACGCGGACCGGCTGCACGCGACCACGACGCCCCTCGACCTGCCGGTGCCGCCCTTCCCCGACGAGCCGCGCGTGGACCTGACGCACTTGGACGCGTGGGCCATCGACGACGAGGGCAACCGCGACCCCGACGACGCGGTGAGCATCGAGCTGCTCCCGGGCGGCCTGACGCGCCTGTGGGTCCACGTGGCGGACGTGGCGGCCCTGGTCCCGCCGGACAGCGCCCTGGACGAGGCGGCCCGCTCGCGCGGCGCGACGCTGTACCTGCCGGACTCCACCACCGGCATGCTCCCGGACGCGCTGGTCGAGCAGGCCGGACTGGGGCTGCACCCGACCTCGCCCGCCCTGTCGGTGTCGCTGGACCTGGACGCCGAGGGCAACGCGGACGCGGTGGACGTGCAGCTCACCACCGTGCGCGTCACGCGCGTGACGTACACGCAGGCGCAGGCGCGGCTGGACGCGGGCGAGGCCCCCTTCGTGGCGTTGCAGCGTCTCGCGCGGGCCAGCCGGACCCTGCGCGAGGCCGAGGGCGCCCTGAGCATCGACCTGCCGGAAGTCCGCCTGAAGGCCGACGAGCACGGCGTGACCATCACGCCCCTGCCCAAACCGGAGATGCGCTTCGTGGTGCAGGAATGCATGACGCTGGCCGGCTGGGGCGCGGCGATCTTCGCAGACGACAACGGCATTCCGGTGCCCTACGCCACGCAGGACCACCCGACCCGCAGCGTGCGCGGCGAGTCGCTCAGCGCGCACTGGGCGCGGCGGCGCACCCTGGCCCGCACCCGCTTTCAGCCGGCGCCCGGCCCGCACCACGGCATGGGCCTGGACCTGTACGTGCAGGTCACCAGTCCCATGCGCCGCTACCTGGACCTGGTGGTGCACCAGCAGCTGCGCGCGTTCCTGGCGGGCGCCGATCCCATGCCGGGTCGGGTGATGGCGTCGCACATCGCGCAGGCAGGCCTGAACGCGGACGCCACGCGGCAGGCCGAGCGCGCCAGCCGCCGCCACCACACCCTGCGCTTCGTGGCCGCGCACCCGGAGCGCGAGTGGACGGGCATCGTGGTGGACCGCCGGGGCGCCCAGGCCACCCTGCTGATTCCGGAACTGGCGCTGGACCTGCCGCTGAGCACGTCCGCCCCGCTGGGCGCGGAACTGCGGGTCACTCTGGGCGACGTCATCCTGCCGACCCTGGGCGTGCGCGCCACGGTGCGCTGA
- a CDS encoding YbjQ family protein, whose amino-acid sequence MTTTSTHLEGHRVTRELGVVRGLTVRSRSVLGQVGASLQTLLGGNITLYTELAEKARQEAFELMVEHARALGANAVIAMRYDANEITDGVTEVLAYGTAVHVEPLA is encoded by the coding sequence ATGACCACGACTTCCACCCACCTCGAGGGCCACCGCGTCACGCGGGAACTGGGCGTGGTGCGTGGCCTGACCGTGCGCTCGCGCAGCGTGCTGGGGCAGGTGGGTGCCTCGCTCCAGACGCTGCTGGGCGGCAACATCACCCTGTACACCGAGCTGGCCGAGAAGGCGCGGCAGGAGGCCTTCGAGCTGATGGTCGAGCACGCCCGCGCGCTGGGCGCCAACGCCGTGATCGCCATGCGCTACGACGCGAACGAGATCACCGACGGCGTGACCGAGGTGCTCGCGTACGGCACCGCCGTGCACGTCGAACCGCTGGCGTGA
- a CDS encoding GNAT family N-acetyltransferase — protein MPVTIRPATLDDALGIAHVHVTSWRETYTGLMPADILARMTGDDMRARRTAMWTEVLERGPTAVVVAATEDAVVGFAAVGPPRDHPGYDAELGALYTLRAAHGHGTGRALLRAAAGTARNAGARTLALWVLDANPTRAWYVRQGAREAGSKTDGPLTEIRMVWDDLGILV, from the coding sequence ATGCCGGTCACGATCCGCCCCGCCACGCTGGACGACGCTCTGGGGATCGCCCATGTGCACGTCACGAGCTGGCGTGAGACCTACACCGGCCTGATGCCCGCCGACATCCTGGCCCGCATGACCGGCGACGACATGCGGGCACGGCGCACGGCGATGTGGACCGAGGTGCTGGAACGCGGTCCCACGGCCGTCGTGGTGGCGGCGACGGAGGACGCCGTGGTGGGCTTCGCAGCGGTCGGGCCGCCCCGCGACCATCCCGGCTACGACGCCGAACTGGGCGCGCTGTACACCCTGCGGGCCGCGCACGGCCACGGCACCGGCCGGGCGCTGCTGCGGGCCGCCGCGGGGACCGCGCGGAACGCCGGGGCACGCACCCTCGCCCTGTGGGTGCTGGACGCCAACCCCACGCGGGCGTGGTACGTCCGGCAGGGCGCACGCGAGGCCGGCTCGAAGACCGACGGTCCGCTCACCGAGATCCGGATGGTCTGGGACGACCTGGGCATCCTGGTCTGA
- a CDS encoding DUF2089 domain-containing protein → MRPLPLPFPDETESPLVTELRFPTSGVTVRGVFELNEFAVLTPDNLEFLRLYIRVRGNLKEVERVLGVSYPTVRARFDTLLRAIGYEPELADPHAEVLSSLERGEITPEEAARKLRR, encoded by the coding sequence ATGCGCCCCCTGCCCCTGCCCTTTCCGGACGAGACCGAATCGCCCCTGGTGACGGAACTGCGCTTTCCGACGAGCGGCGTCACCGTGCGCGGCGTCTTCGAACTGAACGAATTCGCGGTGCTCACGCCGGACAACCTGGAGTTCCTGCGGCTGTACATCCGCGTGCGCGGCAACCTCAAGGAGGTCGAGCGCGTGCTGGGCGTCAGCTACCCCACGGTGCGCGCCCGCTTCGACACGCTGCTGCGCGCCATCGGCTACGAGCCCGAACTCGCCGATCCGCACGCCGAGGTGCTGAGCAGCCTGGAGCGCGGCGAGATCACGCCCGAGGAAGCCGCCCGCAAGCTGCGGCGCTGA
- a CDS encoding mycothiol transferase, whose amino-acid sequence MLPDDLKTLLLRDLASVQRELDLYPDDAAVWQEVPSLPNSAGTLALHLAGGTRHFFGTVMAGSDYVRQRDAEFSRRGVARSELAADLAAAMESVRAAFERLNSDDLDRPFPVVLGDGPLSTRLTLLHLVTHLAYHLGQIDSHRRVVTGSAVSAGTLLPPRP is encoded by the coding sequence ATGCTGCCCGATGACCTCAAGACCCTGCTGCTGCGTGACCTCGCCAGCGTCCAGCGAGAACTCGACCTCTATCCGGACGACGCGGCGGTGTGGCAGGAGGTGCCCAGCCTGCCCAATTCGGCGGGCACGCTGGCCCTGCACCTCGCGGGCGGCACCCGGCACTTCTTCGGTACCGTGATGGCCGGCAGCGACTACGTGCGCCAGCGGGACGCGGAGTTCAGTCGGCGCGGCGTGGCCCGCAGCGAACTCGCCGCAGACCTCGCGGCGGCCATGGAGAGCGTGCGGGCCGCCTTCGAGCGCCTGAACTCCGACGATCTGGACCGGCCGTTCCCGGTGGTGCTGGGCGACGGGCCGCTCTCGACCCGGCTGACCCTCCTGCACCTCGTGACGCACCTGGCGTACCACCTGGGCCAGATCGACTCCCACCGGCGCGTGGTGACGGGCAGCGCCGTGTCGGCCGGCACGCTGCTTCCGCCCCGGCCGTGA
- a CDS encoding Crp/Fnr family transcriptional regulator, producing the protein MNYPSLVWHLKRTELFADLELAELERVAATTPYRSFQPGEVIYRMDDPADALYFVRSGLVKISKLFPNGKEAILGVIGQHDTFGELLLQPEERRPTQAEALERTVLIVLPRAELQKLLNTKPDLAMKLIRLMAARFFEAQAWTATVNAYSAPERVASLLYRLAREFGRPHNQGVELNLKLNQEDIARMVGATRETVSHSLGKLKQDGAIVRARTPIVVRMDALRRYIDEGN; encoded by the coding sequence ATGAACTATCCAAGCCTGGTCTGGCATCTCAAGCGAACAGAATTGTTTGCCGACCTAGAACTGGCTGAACTGGAACGCGTGGCCGCCACGACGCCCTACCGCTCGTTCCAGCCCGGCGAGGTCATCTACCGTATGGACGATCCCGCCGACGCGCTCTACTTCGTGCGTAGCGGGCTCGTCAAGATCAGCAAGCTCTTCCCCAACGGCAAGGAAGCCATCCTGGGCGTGATCGGCCAGCACGACACCTTCGGCGAGCTGCTGCTGCAACCCGAGGAGCGCCGGCCCACCCAGGCCGAAGCCCTCGAACGCACCGTCCTGATCGTGTTGCCGCGCGCGGAGTTGCAAAAACTCCTGAACACCAAGCCGGACCTCGCCATGAAGCTCATCCGCCTGATGGCCGCGCGCTTCTTCGAGGCGCAGGCGTGGACGGCCACCGTCAACGCGTATTCGGCCCCCGAACGCGTCGCCAGCCTGCTCTACCGGCTGGCGCGCGAGTTCGGGCGGCCCCACAACCAGGGCGTGGAACTCAACCTCAAGCTCAACCAGGAGGACATCGCACGGATGGTCGGCGCGACCCGCGAGACCGTCAGCCACTCGCTGGGCAAGCTCAAGCAGGACGGCGCCATCGTCCGCGCCCGCACGCCCATCGTGGTGCGGATGGACGCCCTGCGCCGCTACATCGACGAGGGGAACTGA
- a CDS encoding agmatine deiminase family protein, translating to MPDMTDTAAPEATPRDLGFAMPPEWAEHAATWMSWPADDDLWFGHLEGVRAEFAGLVRTIASFESVHLLVRDAESSADARARLAGADVTYHAVPLDDVWLRDNGPIFVRRDGGELALTDWRFNAWGGKFHFQNDDRVPEYVAAHLGARRWALPFVLEGGGLEVNGAGVGLTTRSCFLTDTRNPGLTEEGYAVLLADTLGVRQLLWLDGGLENDHTDGHIDTITRFVDESTIVTSVESDQDDPNHAVMARNLTALRAMTTLDGRPFRIVELPLPETHLEGAEGRLPPTYANFYIGNGFVVVPQYGDPNDASALDILTPLFPGREVIGLSSREIIEGGGSFHCVTQQQPAGTVWTGE from the coding sequence ATGCCGGACATGACCGACACCGCTGCCCCCGAGGCCACCCCGCGCGACCTGGGCTTCGCCATGCCGCCCGAGTGGGCCGAGCACGCCGCCACGTGGATGAGCTGGCCCGCGGACGACGACCTGTGGTTCGGCCACCTGGAGGGCGTGCGCGCCGAGTTCGCCGGGCTGGTGCGCACCATCGCCTCCTTCGAGTCGGTCCACCTGCTGGTGCGCGACGCCGAGAGTAGCGCCGACGCCCGCGCGCGGCTGGCGGGCGCGGACGTGACGTACCACGCCGTGCCGCTGGACGACGTGTGGCTGCGCGACAACGGCCCGATCTTCGTGCGCCGCGACGGGGGCGAGCTGGCCCTGACCGACTGGCGCTTCAACGCGTGGGGAGGCAAATTCCACTTCCAGAACGACGACCGCGTGCCCGAGTACGTGGCTGCTCATCTCGGCGCGCGGCGCTGGGCGCTGCCCTTCGTGCTGGAGGGCGGCGGCCTGGAGGTGAACGGCGCGGGCGTGGGGCTGACCACCCGCTCGTGCTTCCTGACGGACACCCGCAATCCCGGCCTGACCGAGGAGGGCTACGCCGTCCTGCTCGCGGACACGCTGGGCGTGCGCCAGCTGCTGTGGCTGGACGGCGGCCTGGAGAACGACCACACCGACGGCCACATCGACACCATCACCCGCTTCGTGGACGAGTCGACCATCGTGACCAGCGTGGAAAGCGATCAGGACGACCCGAACCACGCGGTGATGGCGCGGAACCTGACAGCCCTGCGCGCCATGACCACGCTGGACGGCCGGCCCTTCCGGATCGTGGAGCTGCCGCTTCCCGAGACCCACCTGGAGGGCGCCGAGGGCCGGCTGCCCCCCACGTACGCGAACTTCTACATCGGCAACGGCTTCGTGGTCGTGCCGCAGTACGGCGACCCGAACGACGCCTCTGCGCTGGACATCCTGACGCCGCTGTTCCCGGGCCGCGAGGTGATCGGCCTGAGCAGCCGCGAGATCATCGAGGGGGGCGGCAGCTTCCACTGCGTGACCCAGCAGCAGCCGGCGGGCACGGTGTGGACCGGGGAGTGA
- a CDS encoding SHOCT-like domain-containing protein, whose product MKEKVKRILDLVRGGKLTLEDAAPLLAALSSRLALTDSDRELVASLLAREELDTGQVAEHLLLLRGLRDSMPSPPPPPQPPRRPQVVIGGSRVRGLDDLGDRLAARIEQVAAQFAGRAERFGEDVEAHMDRFADELERAVEGSAPRSGGRGPSARILRIQVESQHGDEYSANIPVSLAGHLDRLIPPHGQAALESAGFTLDALRLLIEASPGPGPLIDAEDQHGNEVHISLK is encoded by the coding sequence ATGAAAGAGAAAGTCAAACGGATTCTCGACCTGGTGCGCGGCGGGAAACTCACCCTGGAGGACGCCGCGCCGCTGCTCGCCGCCCTGAGTTCCCGGCTCGCGCTGACCGACAGTGACCGCGAACTCGTCGCCTCGCTGCTTGCCCGCGAGGAACTGGACACCGGTCAGGTCGCCGAGCACCTGCTGCTGCTGCGCGGCCTGAGGGACAGCATGCCCAGCCCGCCCCCGCCGCCCCAGCCGCCGCGCCGTCCCCAGGTCGTGATCGGGGGCTCCCGCGTGCGCGGGCTGGACGACCTGGGAGATCGGCTGGCCGCACGGATCGAGCAGGTGGCCGCGCAGTTCGCCGGCCGCGCCGAACGCTTCGGAGAGGACGTGGAGGCCCATATGGACCGCTTTGCAGACGAACTCGAACGCGCTGTGGAAGGGTCGGCGCCCCGCTCGGGCGGCCGCGGCCCCTCGGCCCGCATCCTGCGCATCCAGGTCGAATCCCAGCACGGCGACGAGTACAGCGCCAACATCCCCGTGAGCCTCGCCGGGCACCTCGACCGCCTGATTCCCCCGCACGGCCAGGCCGCGCTGGAGAGCGCCGGCTTCACCCTGGATGCCCTGCGGCTGCTGATCGAGGCCAGCCCCGGCCCCGGCCCCCTGATCGACGCCGAGGACCAGCACGGCAACGAAGTGCACATCTCCCTCAAATGA
- a CDS encoding DsbA family protein → MPETTDVYLDFLCPYAWRGVELAAVLRAQGDAFRLRHYSLVEGNHAANQKGHTWSLADQPLDAPEGEGYMKHQTPSLRAFLAATAAARQGEDAAWAFTLALFRAHHEQKRPLDDAAIADAAREAGLDATRFGQDRQDEAALRQTLHAEQDAAREVGVFGTPTFVLPGGEAAYYRFEQLTRDPAVAREWWNLYRTVLQHGAGIGTIKRAKNRPAARVA, encoded by the coding sequence ATGCCTGAAACGACCGACGTCTACCTGGATTTCCTGTGCCCCTACGCCTGGCGTGGCGTGGAACTCGCGGCCGTGCTGCGCGCGCAGGGCGACGCGTTCCGGCTGCGCCACTATTCGCTGGTCGAGGGCAACCACGCCGCGAACCAGAAGGGGCACACCTGGAGCCTGGCCGATCAGCCGCTGGACGCTCCGGAGGGCGAGGGATACATGAAGCACCAGACGCCCAGCCTGCGCGCCTTCCTGGCCGCGACGGCCGCCGCCCGGCAGGGCGAGGACGCCGCGTGGGCCTTCACCCTGGCCCTGTTCCGCGCGCACCACGAGCAGAAGCGTCCGCTGGACGACGCGGCGATCGCGGACGCCGCCCGCGAGGCGGGACTGGACGCCACCCGGTTTGGGCAGGACCGGCAGGACGAGGCTGCTCTGCGGCAGACCCTTCACGCCGAACAAGACGCCGCGCGCGAGGTCGGCGTGTTCGGCACGCCCACCTTCGTGCTGCCCGGCGGCGAGGCCGCGTACTACCGCTTCGAGCAGCTGACCCGCGATCCCGCCGTGGCCCGCGAGTGGTGGAACCTGTACCGCACGGTGCTCCAGCACGGCGCCGGCATCGGCACCATCAAGCGCGCGAAGAACCGCCCCGCCGCCCGCGTGGCCTGA
- a CDS encoding tRNA-binding protein has protein sequence MATEVKDTVGFDETLGRLDIRVGRVVDVQPAVGAPKASYRLTIDFGKFGRRVSIGRFTGHAATELLGRQVVGVLNFEPREIGGEASEVLVLGVQLPGAPSGEATFLTPAAEAKIGSKVF, from the coding sequence ATGGCGACCGAAGTGAAGGACACCGTGGGCTTCGACGAGACCCTGGGCCGACTGGACATCCGCGTGGGCCGGGTCGTGGACGTGCAGCCGGCAGTGGGGGCACCGAAGGCGTCGTACCGGCTGACCATCGACTTCGGGAAGTTCGGGCGGCGCGTCAGCATCGGCCGCTTCACCGGGCACGCGGCGACGGAACTCCTGGGCAGGCAGGTCGTGGGCGTGCTGAACTTCGAACCGCGCGAGATCGGTGGCGAGGCGTCCGAGGTGCTGGTGCTGGGCGTGCAGCTTCCCGGCGCGCCGAGTGGCGAGGCAACGTTCCTGACCCCGGCGGCAGAGGCGAAGATCGGCAGCAAGGTCTTCTGA
- a CDS encoding GNAT family N-acetyltransferase, with protein sequence MTDLGGGYTLRPIPLDGYRAACARLEGQIFGGTWGYAFGPPTLSAPPLGETFTWGISHGEEVVGWQYSHRTDERTVSMADTGILPAHQGQGLYSRLLPHVLDAFRTAGYTLVQSHHRATNNRVIIPKLRAGFLVQGLNLYEGGVNVALTLSLDAAYRDAMHVRSGFAQAHGDTARRLGVSALPQPPAPPVPVIPLPDDASAGVDLGGEYTLHAVPEATYRAVYAQLEAAVYDTVSFEWPHAGRHAPPDVPQYAWLVAHGGHVVGWQSSRQWNARTAYMTNTAFLPAHRGRGLYTRLLPVILAFLRGQGYDLVRSAHHATNTAVLLPKLRAGFRLQGLEIGDHGVMAVLIHSFDDVYREYMDVRSGLKRPTGEVARRLGLDGG encoded by the coding sequence GTGACCGACCTCGGCGGCGGGTACACCCTGCGGCCGATTCCGCTGGACGGGTACCGCGCCGCGTGCGCGCGGCTGGAGGGGCAGATCTTCGGCGGCACGTGGGGCTACGCCTTCGGGCCGCCCACCCTGAGCGCGCCGCCGCTGGGCGAGACCTTCACGTGGGGCATCTCCCACGGAGAGGAAGTGGTCGGCTGGCAGTACTCGCACCGCACGGACGAGCGCACGGTCTCCATGGCCGACACCGGCATCCTGCCCGCGCACCAGGGCCAGGGGCTGTATTCACGGCTGCTGCCGCACGTGCTGGACGCCTTCCGGACCGCCGGGTACACGCTGGTGCAGAGCCACCACCGCGCCACGAACAACCGCGTGATCATCCCCAAGCTGCGCGCGGGCTTCCTGGTGCAGGGCCTGAACCTGTACGAGGGCGGCGTGAACGTGGCGCTGACCCTGAGCCTGGACGCCGCGTACCGGGACGCGATGCACGTCCGCAGCGGCTTCGCGCAGGCACACGGCGACACGGCCCGGCGCCTGGGCGTGTCGGCCCTCCCCCAGCCGCCGGCCCCGCCGGTCCCCGTGATCCCCCTGCCCGATGACGCGAGTGCAGGGGTCGATCTGGGCGGCGAGTACACCCTCCACGCCGTGCCAGAGGCCACATACCGCGCGGTCTACGCGCAGCTGGAGGCCGCCGTGTACGACACCGTGTCGTTCGAGTGGCCGCACGCCGGCCGGCACGCCCCGCCAGATGTCCCGCAGTACGCGTGGCTGGTCGCGCACGGCGGCCACGTGGTGGGGTGGCAGTCCTCGCGGCAGTGGAACGCGCGCACGGCGTACATGACGAACACGGCCTTCCTGCCCGCGCACCGGGGCCGGGGCCTGTACACGCGGCTGCTGCCGGTGATCCTCGCGTTCCTGCGCGGGCAGGGCTACGACCTCGTGCGCAGCGCGCACCACGCCACGAACACGGCCGTGCTGCTGCCCAAACTGCGCGCCGGCTTCCGCCTCCAGGGGCTGGAGATCGGGGACCACGGCGTGATGGCTGTGCTGATCCACAGCTTCGACGACGTGTACCGCGAGTACATGGACGTCCGCAGCGGCCTGAAGCGGCCCACGGGCGAGGTCGCGCGGCGGCTGGGTCTGGACGGCGGGTAA
- a CDS encoding acyl-CoA dehydrogenase C-terminal domain-containing protein, with product MPTYKAPLRDMNFVMTEVLGAPQQLQQMPYYADNDTADGDLMQQVLVEAARFVEGELVALNRVGDQEGCVRHDDGEVTTPTGFKAAYQKYRAAGWTALDADPAYGGQGMPHLVSNALVEMLNSANVAWGMYPGLSHGAYTALHAVGSQELKDLYLPKLVSGEWTGTMCLTEPHAGTDLGIIRTKAADNGDGSYAITGTKIFISAGEHDLADNILHLVLARLEGSPQGTKGISLFLVPKYLPTADGKPGERNGVVCGSLEHKMGIHGNATAVLNFDQARGWLVGEINKGMNHMFIMMNAARLGTGLQGLGLGEVAYQNALTYAKDRLQMRHEPRVNPGENADPILVHPDVRRMLLTGKAYTEAGRALAMWLALSIDTEHHHPDDAKRQEAADLVALLTPIAKAFMTDNGFDIAVQSQQVYGGHGFIQEWGMEQFVRDARIGQIYEGTNGIQALDLLGRKVLLDGGKKLQKLAATLQEFVEEHEGDEHIGAYADQLGKAAQQLGSLTMVIGQKAMQDGGQDEVNAAAVDYLRYFGHVVYGYLWARMAKIAQDNIDAGKDRDGFYLSKVQTAKFYFAKLFPETKALAATIKAGNESLAVDDRAVFGWEHGLVNA from the coding sequence ATGCCCACGTACAAGGCCCCCCTGCGCGACATGAACTTCGTCATGACCGAAGTGCTCGGCGCCCCCCAGCAGCTCCAGCAGATGCCCTACTACGCGGACAACGACACCGCCGACGGCGACCTGATGCAGCAGGTGCTCGTCGAGGCCGCCCGCTTCGTGGAGGGCGAACTCGTGGCCCTCAACCGCGTGGGTGACCAGGAAGGCTGCGTCCGGCACGACGACGGCGAGGTCACCACGCCCACCGGCTTCAAGGCCGCGTACCAGAAGTACCGCGCCGCCGGCTGGACCGCCCTGGACGCCGATCCCGCGTACGGCGGGCAGGGCATGCCGCACCTCGTGAGCAACGCGCTGGTCGAGATGCTCAACTCCGCGAACGTCGCGTGGGGCATGTACCCCGGCTTGAGCCACGGCGCGTACACCGCCCTGCACGCGGTCGGCAGCCAGGAACTCAAGGACCTGTACCTGCCCAAACTCGTCAGCGGCGAGTGGACCGGCACCATGTGCTTGACCGAACCGCACGCCGGCACCGACCTGGGCATCATCCGCACCAAGGCGGCGGACAACGGCGACGGCAGCTACGCCATCACCGGCACCAAGATCTTCATCTCGGCCGGCGAACACGACCTGGCCGACAACATCCTGCACCTCGTCCTGGCGCGCCTGGAGGGCAGCCCGCAGGGCACCAAGGGCATCTCGCTGTTCCTGGTGCCCAAGTACCTGCCCACCGCCGACGGCAAGCCCGGCGAGCGCAACGGCGTGGTGTGCGGCAGCCTGGAGCACAAGATGGGCATCCACGGCAACGCCACCGCCGTCCTGAACTTCGATCAGGCCCGGGGCTGGCTCGTCGGCGAGATCAACAAGGGCATGAACCACATGTTCATCATGATGAACGCCGCCCGCCTGGGCACCGGCCTGCAGGGCCTGGGTCTGGGTGAGGTCGCGTACCAGAACGCCCTGACCTACGCCAAGGACCGCCTCCAGATGCGCCACGAGCCGCGCGTGAACCCCGGCGAGAACGCCGACCCCATCCTCGTTCACCCGGACGTGCGCCGCATGCTGCTGACCGGCAAGGCCTACACCGAGGCCGGGCGTGCCCTGGCGATGTGGCTGGCCCTGAGCATCGACACCGAGCACCACCACCCGGACGACGCCAAGCGCCAGGAAGCTGCGGATCTGGTGGCCCTGCTCACGCCCATCGCCAAGGCGTTCATGACCGACAACGGCTTTGACATCGCGGTGCAGAGCCAGCAGGTGTACGGCGGCCACGGCTTCATTCAGGAATGGGGCATGGAGCAGTTCGTCCGCGACGCCCGCATCGGCCAGATCTACGAGGGCACCAACGGCATCCAGGCGCTCGACCTGCTGGGCCGCAAGGTGCTCCTCGACGGCGGCAAGAAGCTCCAGAAGCTCGCCGCCACCCTCCAGGAATTCGTCGAGGAACACGAGGGCGACGAGCACATCGGCGCGTACGCTGACCAGCTCGGCAAGGCCGCGCAGCAGCTCGGCAGCCTAACGATGGTCATCGGCCAGAAGGCCATGCAGGACGGCGGCCAGGACGAGGTGAACGCCGCCGCCGTGGACTACCTGCGCTACTTCGGGCACGTCGTGTACGGCTACCTGTGGGCGCGTATGGCCAAGATCGCCCAGGACAACATCGACGCCGGCAAGGACCGGGACGGCTTCTACCTGAGCAAGGTGCAGACCGCGAAGTTCTACTTCGCCAAGCTGTTCCCCGAGACCAAGGCGCTCGCCGCCACCATCAAGGCCGGCAACGAGAGCCTCGCCGTGGACGACCGCGCCGTCTTCGGCTGGGAACACGGCCTCGTGAACGCGTAA